The Synechococcus sp. RS9909 genomic interval GGAGGGCTGACGCCGATCCTGCGGCCGGTCCGGATGCCGCAGCCCTGGCTGCGATCGCCCCTCTGCTGGAGCAGGCGGCGCTGTTGAAGCTGGCGCGGGAGGAAGCGGAATGGCTGTTCGATACGGATGATCCGGTTGCCGTCAGCGCCCGTTTGCCGCAGCGGCCGGATGTGGTGGTCACCAATGGGGGTGATCCTGTGCGTTGGTGCATCGCCGGGCACAACGGCGCGATGCCGGTGCTCGCACCGCCTCGGGTGGTGGACACCACCGGTGCCGGTGATGCCTTCACCGCCGGCCTGTTGCATCAGCTGGTGCGGCTGACGCCTGCCGTTGGTCATCCCCTCGAGCTCAGTGAGGCTGTGGTGGAGCAGGTGGTGCGCTTCGCGGCGGCCTGCGGTGCTTTGGTGTGCGCTGGGGCGGGAGGCATCGATCCCCAGCCCTCGGCCGCGGCTGTGGAATCCTTTCTGGCTCAGGCGCCCGTGCAGGCGTCCAGCTGAATCGCTGGCTCGCGCAGCTGGGCCAGCCGCCCGCCCTCCTGGCGGTGGTTCAACCTGAGTGTCCAGGCATCGGTGAGCTCCAGGCTGAGCCGCTCGGGCCACTCCACCACCAGCAGGGCGCCGAGGGCGCGGGCCTCCTCCTCTTCCTGCAGAAACAGGTCATCGGCGGCAGCGGCCAGCTCCAGCCGGTAGAGATCGAGATGCACCAGCGGCGGCTGCCCCTGCGGGTAGTGCTGGGCGAGCGCGAAGGTGGGGCTGGTGATCGGTTCGCTGATCCCCAACCCCTCCGCCATGCCCTGCACCAGGGAGGTTTTGCCGGCCCCGAGCGGGCCCTGCAGCAACAGCAGGGAGCCGGCGGGCAACCAGCCGGCCAGCGCGCGACCGAGGTCGCGTGTCGCCTGCAGATCCGTGAGGATCCAGCTTCCCTCTGTAGATTGAAGGTCTGGCGAGCCCGAAGCCTCGGAGACTCTGCAGAGATTCCTGTCCACGTCCTCCCCAGGGAGTTTTCAACTCATGGTGGCAACACCCACGGCTACGACCGGCCTTCAGGTCGCTTCCGACTACGTCGTTGCGGATATCAATCAGGCCGATTTCGGCCGCAAGGAGCTCGACATCGCTGAGACCGAGATGCCCGGTCTGATGGCGCTCCGTCAGAAATACGGCAGCGAGAAGCCCCTCAAGGGCGCCCGCATCGCCGGCTCCCTGCACATGACGATCCAGACGGCCTGTCTGATCGAGACCCTGGTGGAGCTGGGCGCTGAGGTGCGCTGGGCCTCCTGCAACATCTTCTCCACCCAGGACCACGCCGCTGCCGCCATGGCCGCCCGCGGCATTCCGGTGTTCGCCGTCAAAGGCGAGACCTTGGAGGAGTATTGGGACTACACCCATCGCATCCTGGCCTGGGGCGATGGCGGTGCCCCAAACATGATCCTTGACGACGGCGGCGATGCCACCGGTCTGGTGATGCTCGGCAGCAAGGCGGAGCAGGACAGCAGCGTGCTCGACAACCCCTCCAACGAGGAGGAGACCTATCTCTTCGCCTCGATCAAGAAGAAGCTGGCCGAAGATCCCAGCTTCTACTCCCGCACCAAGGCGGCAATTCAGGGCGTGACGGAAGAGACCACCACCGGTGTTGCCCGTCTCTACAAGATGCAGAAGAGCGGCGAACTGCCCTTCCCGGCGATCAACGTCAACGACTCGGTCACCAAGAGCAAGTTCGACAACCTCTACGGCTGCCGTGAGTCGCTGGTCGACAGCATCAAGCGCGCCACCGATGTGATGGTGGCCGGTAAGCAGGCCCTGGTGATGGGCTACGGCGATGTGGGCAAGGGTTCGGCCCAGTCGCTGCGTGGGCTCGGCGCCACCGTGTGCATCGCGGAAGTGGATCCGATCTGCGCTCTGCAGGCCGCCATGGAGGGCTATCGCGTGGTGCGTCTGGAAGACGTGGTCGATCAGATGGACATCTTCGTGACCGCCACCGGCAACTACCAGGTGATCCGCAACGAGCACCTGCTGAAGATGAAGGACGAAGCGATCGTCTGCAACATCGGTCACTTCGACAATGAAATTGATGTTGCCTCCCTCAAGGCCTACGAGTGGGAGAACATCAAGCCCCAGGTGGATCACATCACCCTGCCCAGCGGCAACCGGATCATCCTTCTCGCCGAGGGCCGTCTCGTGAACCTGGGTTGCGCCACCGGCCACCCCAGCTTCGTGATGAGCAACTCCTTCACCAACCAGGTGCTGGCCCAGATCGAGCTGTTCACCAAGGGCAACGAGTACGGCAAGGAGGTGTACGTGCTGCCCAAGCACCTCGATGAGATGGTGGCCCGTCTCCACCTCGATCGCATCGGCGCCAAGCTCACCGAGCTGAGCAAGGATCAGGCCGATTACATCAACGTGCCTGTAGAAGGCCCCTACAAGCCCGACCACTACCGCTACTGATCCCCGCCTCGGGTTGCGTTGACGCCCCATGGAAGACTTGCGCGAACGTGCGCAGGCTCCATGGGGCTTTCTGAATTCCTCACCCAGCTGCCCCAGTGGATCGGGCAGGCCGTCGAGGCCAATCCCTGGGCGGGCTACGGCGCGATTTTCGCGGCGATGTTCCTGGAGAACCTCTTTCCGCCGATCCCCTCGGAATTGATCATGCCCTTGGGGGGCTTTTACGTGCAGCAGGGCCAGCTGCAGTTCATTCCGGTGGTGCTCGCCGGCCTGATCGGCACCGTGCTCGGTGCCCTGCCCTGGTATGGAATCGGTCGCCTGATCAACGAGGAGCGGATTGAGCAGTGGCTGGGCCGTCATGGCCGTTGGATCGGCATCAGCCCCGAGGAGCTGGCGCGCAGTCGCCGCTGGTTCAATCGCTACGGCACCGCTCTGGTGTTCTGGGGGCGGCTGGTGCCCGGCATCCGCACCCTGATTTCCGTGCCCGCCGGCATCGAGTTGATGCCGCTGCCGCCCTTCCTGATCTGGACGACGGCCGGCAGTCTGATCTGGACCCTGCTGCTCACCGTGGCCGGCATGGTGCTGGGTGAGGGCTATAGCAACGTGGAGCTGTGGATCGAGCCGGTCTCCAAGCTGATCAAGGTGCTGCTGGTGATCGCTGTGCTGGCGGGAGCGGTGTGGCTCGGGTTGAGGATCTGGCGGAGACGCAACACGGCCGACTGAAGCGTCGGCCGCGAAAGGTTTGCGGTTCCGGCCCTGTGGGCCCTTGACTCAGCTCAGAACGGCACTTCCTCTTCGCTGGGGCTGCCATCGCCGAAGTTGCCTCCGAAGCCGCCGGCCGCGGCATCGCTGTCGCGCTTGGAGCCGAGCAGCTCGAGACGGTCGACCCGCACCACGGGTTTGCTGCGCTCCTCACCGCTGTTGCGATCGGTCCAGCGCTCCAGCTTGAAGCTGCCGATGATGCCCAGCAACGATCCCTTCTTCACGTAGTCGGCGGCCACCTGGGCCTGTTTGCCCCAGATCTCCAGGTTGAACCAGTCGGGTTCGTCGTCGCGGCTGCGGCGGTTCACGGCCATGGTGAGGTTCGCCACCATGCTGCCGGATTCGAAATAACGCACTTCAGGGTCGCGGCCGGCTCGGCCGACCAGGGTGACGGAATTCACGCCCATGTCAGTCTCCAATGTGGTTGGGTCAATGATGCGCCACAGCTGTCTGGATCGACAGTTGTTGTGGCTGCTTTCAAGGAGTTCCACCGTTCGGATCGAGTGTCACAGGCTGGTGGGCTGAAGGGCCGCTCAACTGCCCCTATGATTCGCCGACCTGAGCCGGGCCAAGGTGCTTTTTCGTCGTTTCCAGCTGTCCCGTGACATCGGGATCGACCTGGGCACAGCCAACACCCTTATCTATGTGTCGGGCCGCGGCATCGTGCTGCAGGAGCCCTCGGTGGTGGCCCTGGATCTGGAGCGCGGTGTGCCCCTGGCGGTGGGGGATGAGGCCAAGCTGATGCTGGGCCGCACCCCGGGAAACATCAAGGCCGTGCGGCCCCTGCGCGATGGCGTGATCGCCGATTTCGATGCCGCCGAGCAGATGCTCAAGACCTTCATCCAGAAGGGCAACGAGGGCCGCGGCATCGTGGCGCCCCGCCTGGTGGTGGGCATCCCCAGCGGCGTCACCGGTGTGGAGCGGCGTGCCGTGCGTGAAGCCGGTCTGGCCGGAGCCCGTGAAGTGCATCTGATTGATGAGCCGGTGGCGGCGGCCATCGGTGCCGGTCTGCCGGTGACCGAACCCGTCGGCACGATGATCGTTGACATCGGCGGTGGCACCACCGAGGTGGCGGTGCTGAGCCTCGGCGGCACCGTGCTGAGTGAATCCGTGCGGGTGGCCGGTGATGAGATCAGCGATGCCATCGGCGTGTATCTCAAGAAGGTGCACAACCTTGTGGTGGGTGAGCGCACAGCGGAAGACATCAAGATCCGGATCGGCTCGGCCTTCCCCGACAACGAGTTCGATCAGACCGTGATGGATGTGCGCGGTCTGCACCTGCTGTCGGGGCTGCCCCGCACGATCCAGCTCCAGGCCGGTGACCTGCGCGAAGCAATCGCTGAGCCGCTCAATGTGATCGTGGAAGCGGTGAAGCGCACCCTGGAGCGCACCCCGCCCGAGCTGGCGGCCGACATCGTTGATCGCGGCATCATGCTGGCCGGCGGCGGCGCCCTGGTGCGGGGCATCAGCGACCTGATCAGCCACGAAACCGGCATCTTCACCCACATTGCTGAAGACCCGCTGCTGTGCGTGGTCAATGGCTGCGGCCAGGTGCTGGAGGATTACAAGCGTCTGCAGCGTGTGCTCGACACGCCCGAATACGTGCGCAACACGGTGACGGCCTGAACCGATGGGCTCCTCCCAGTGGCCGACCGTGCCACGCCTGCGGGGCTGGCGACGTCTCTGGCCCTGGTTGGCGCTGCTCGCCGCCCTTGCGGCCGTGCGCTGGAGCAAGGGGGCTGGTTTCGCTGATGCCTACGCCCTGTTGAGTCGCCCCTTCTGGCCCGGTTCTGCCCAGAGGGAATGGCTGCAGTCGGCCGCCAGCCTTGAGCAGCGCGCCCGCCTGCAGCTGTTGCAGCAAGACAATGCCCGCTTGCGGGGGCTGCTGGAGTTGGATCGCAACGCCGATGTCAGTCGCCGTGTGTCGGCGGCGGTGATCTCCCGCCGGGTGGAGGGTTGGTGGCAGCAATTGGAGCTGGGCCAGGGGTCCCTCGCTGGCCTCGCTGCCGGAGACGCGGTGATGGGCCCGGGTGGGCTGCTGGGCCGGGTGCAGAGCGTCACCCCCTCCACAGCTCGCGTCCGTTTGCTCACCTCACCGGGCAGTCAGGTGGGGGTGTGGGTGCCGCGAACGCAACAGCATGCCCTGCTGGTGGGCGTGGGCACCAGCAGGCCCCAGCTGCGCTTTCTCGATAAGGACGTGAAAGCCCGTGCCGGCGATCTGGTGAGCACCTCACCCGCCAGCACCTTGCTCCCCCCCAATCTGCCGGTGGCAGTGATCCAGTCGATCAACCCCCGCGGCGTGCCTGCGCCCGATGCGGTGGTGGAACTGGTGGCGTCACCGGATGCCGTCGACTGGGTGCAGGTGCAGACCCGCTGATGGCACGGCTGCATCAACAACCGATCTGTGTGGCCTCCGCCCTCTTGGTGCCGCTGCTCACCCTCGCCACCCCCACCTGGCTCACCCTCTCGGGGGTGGCGCCGAGCTGGGCGATTCTCTGGCTGCTGCCCTGGTCGCTGGTGGATGGCCCGGTGTCCGGGCTGGTGGCCGGCGCCTGTGTGGGGCTGGTGCTGGATGGCCTCAGCGGCAACGGCCTGACACAGGTGCCCGTGTTGATGCTGCTCGGTTGGTGGTGGGGGAGGTTGGGCCGCCGTGGGCGGCCGATTCAGCGCAGCCTCAACCTGGGGCTGCTCGCCTGGATCGGCAGCATGGCGCTCGGCCTCAGCCTCTGGGTGCAGCTGCGACTGCTCCAGGGCCTGGATGCTCCGGTGCTGCAGCACTGGGCCTGGCAGCTCTGTCTGTTGCAGGCTGTGCTCACCGGTCTGCTTGCGCCCATGCTCGCGTCCTGGCAGCTGCTGATCTGGCGCCGCCGCGCCCCGGCCTGATGCTCTTCGCCTGAGTTCGCCCGAGATGGTTCTCTCCCTGCGCCGCCGCACTGTTCTGCTCGCGCTGCTGCTGAGCGGCTCCACCCTGCTGGCCTGGGGCTGCCGCCCGGCGGCCCGCACCGAGGGGCCGCTGCAGCTCTGGACGCTCCAACTGGCGCCCAAGTTCAACGGTTACATGGAAGGGGTGATCGATCAGTGGGAGCGTCAGCACCCAACGGCACCGGTCCGTTGGACGGATCTGCCCTGGGGATCGGTGGAACGCAAGCTGCTCGCCGCCGTTTTCGCGCGCACGGCGCCCGATCTGGTCAACCTGAATCCACCCTTTGCGGCCAATCTCGCCAGCAAGGGCGGACTGGCGGATCTCACGCCCCTGTTGCCGGAGGGGGCATCCAGCCGCTATCTGCCGTCGGTGTGGCAGGCGGCGCGCGATCCCCAGGCCGGTCAGATCGCAGTGCCCTGGTATCTCACCGTGCGCCTGAGCCTGGTGAACCGCGCCCTCCTGGCGGAGGCGGGCTTGAAGCAGCCGCCGCAGCGCTGGGAGGAGGTGCCGGCGTTCGCGCGCCGGATTCGCCGGACCACCGGGCGCTACGGCCTGTTTGTGACCGTGGTTCCCGACGACTCCGCCGAATTGCTGGAGTCGATGGTTCAGATGGGGGTGACCCTGCTGGATGACCGCCAGCGGGCGGCGTTCGACTCGGCGGCTGGCCGCCGCGCCTTTGCGTTCTGGACCGATCTCTATCGCGAAGGCCTGTTGCCGCGTGAAGTGGTGAGTCAGGGACAGCGACGGGCAATCGAGCTGTATCAGAGCGGTGAGCTGGCCGTGCTGGCCAGCGGTGCCGAGTTCCTGCGCAGCATTCAGACCAACGCGCCTGGAATCGCGGCCCAGACCGAGCCATTTCCGCCCCTCACCGGTGTGGATGGCACCGCCAATGTGGCCCTGATGACCCTGGCGGTGCCCCGTCAGAGTGCGCGTCAACGGGAGGCGGCGGCCCTGGCCCTCTTCCTCACCAATGCCACCAACCAGGCCCGCTTCGCGCGAGAGGCCCGGGTGCTGCCCTCCTCGCGGCAGGCCCTCAACCAGGTGCGGGCCGAATTGGAGGCGGAGGCGCCGACCACACCGCAGCAGGCGCAGATCCGTCAGGCGCGCCTGCTGTCGGCCCAGACCCTGGAGTCGGCGAAGGTGCTGGTGCCGGCCAGCCCGGGCATCAAGCGGCTGCAGAGCATCATCTACACCCAGCTGCAGCGGGCCATGCTTGGCCAGATCAGCAGCGACGAGGCGGTTCAGGAGGCGGCGCTGCAGTGGAATCGCTACGCCGAGGCCCGCTGGCACTAGAGCGTTTTCTTAAGATAATCGGAAGTCTCAAGGCCCTGTGATCGCTTCTCTCGTAATCGGTTTGCCCTGAACGGTAGGGTTGCGACTCCTCACGAGCGGTTCGCATGCCCGAAGCCGGGCCATCCAGCACGCCGAAGGCGACGATCCTTGTGGTGGATGACGAACCCGCCGTGCGGCGCGTGCTTGTGATGCGGCTGCAGCTGGCCGGGTACCAGGTGATCTGCGCTGAAGATGGCGAGAAGGCGCTTGAGCTCTTCCACCGCGATAGCCCGGATCTGGTGGTGCTCGATGTGATGCTGCCGAAGCTCGATGGCTTCGCGGTCTGCCGTCGACTGCGGGCTGAGTCCTGCGTGCCGATCATTTTCCTCTCCGCTCTGGAAGCGATTTCCGAGCGGGTGGCCGGCCTGGATCTCGGCGCCGACGACTACCTGCCCAAGCCCTTCAGCCCCAAGGAGCTCGAAGCCCGGATCGCCTCGATCCTGCGCCGTATCGGCCGCGGCTCCGCCACGGCGGAACCGCGTGAGGTGCCGGTGGGGCAGGGCGTGCTGCGCCTGGGTGATCTGATGGTGGACACCAACCGTCGCCAGGTGACCCGTGGCAGTGAGCGTATTGCCCTCACCTACACCGAGTTCAGCCTGCTCGAACTGTTGTTCCGCGAGCCCGGCCGGGTGGTGCCTCGCGCTGAAATCCTGGAGCAGCTCTGGGGCTATCCTCCCCGCCGCGCCGCTGATCTCCGTGTGGTGGATGTGTATGTGGCGCGGTTGCGGGGCAAGCTCGAGCCCGACCCGCGCAATCCGGAATTGATTCTCACCGTGCGGGGCATCGGCTATGCCTCCCAGCGCATGGGAGATCTTCCCCAGGTGGCAACCGGCTGAGGCACCGCCGCTGGCGAAGCGGTCGGGCAGGATGGCGCCCGACTGCTGAAGGCCCGTTGTCTGAGCTGCGCGACACCCGTTTAGAGAAGGCCAACGCTCTGCGGGAGCTGGGGCGGGAGCCCTATGCCCTGCGGTTTGAGCCCAGCCACCGCACGGCGCAGTTGCAGGCTGACCATGCCGACCTTGCCAATGGCGAGGAGCGCCAGCTGGAGGTGGCGGTGGCCGGCCGGGTGATGACCCGACGGGTGATGGGCAAACTCGCCTTCTTCACCCTGGCGGATGCCTCCGGCCCGATTCAGCTCTTTCTGGAGAAAGCCAGCCTCGGTGACGCCTTCGCCCAACTCACCTCCCTGGTGGATGCGGGGGATTGGATCGGGGTGCGGGGGATTCTGCGTCGCACCGATCGCGGTGAGCTGTCGGTGAAGGTGGCCGAGTGGCAGATGCTCACCAAGGCACTCCAGCCCCTCCCGGATAAATGGCATGGCCTGGCGGATGTGGAGAAGCGCTACCGGCAGCGATACCTCGATCTGATCGTCAGCCCCCAGTCGCGCGAGACCTTCCGGCGCCGCGCCCTGATGGTGAGTGCGATCCGGCGCTGGCTGGATGACCGCGATTTTCTCGAGATCGAGACGCCCGTGCTGCAGGCGGAGGCCGGTGGGGCGGAAGCGCGGCCGTT includes:
- the mreC gene encoding rod shape-determining protein MreC; amino-acid sequence: MGSSQWPTVPRLRGWRRLWPWLALLAALAAVRWSKGAGFADAYALLSRPFWPGSAQREWLQSAASLEQRARLQLLQQDNARLRGLLELDRNADVSRRVSAAVISRRVEGWWQQLELGQGSLAGLAAGDAVMGPGGLLGRVQSVTPSTARVRLLTSPGSQVGVWVPRTQQHALLVGVGTSRPQLRFLDKDVKARAGDLVSTSPASTLLPPNLPVAVIQSINPRGVPAPDAVVELVASPDAVDWVQVQTR
- the tsaE gene encoding tRNA (adenosine(37)-N6)-threonylcarbamoyltransferase complex ATPase subunit type 1 TsaE, which translates into the protein MDRNLCRVSEASGSPDLQSTEGSWILTDLQATRDLGRALAGWLPAGSLLLLQGPLGAGKTSLVQGMAEGLGISEPITSPTFALAQHYPQGQPPLVHLDLYRLELAAAADDLFLQEEEEARALGALLVVEWPERLSLELTDAWTLRLNHRQEGGRLAQLREPAIQLDACTGA
- the rpaB gene encoding response regulator transcription factor RpaB — protein: MPEAGPSSTPKATILVVDDEPAVRRVLVMRLQLAGYQVICAEDGEKALELFHRDSPDLVVLDVMLPKLDGFAVCRRLRAESCVPIIFLSALEAISERVAGLDLGADDYLPKPFSPKELEARIASILRRIGRGSATAEPREVPVGQGVLRLGDLMVDTNRRQVTRGSERIALTYTEFSLLELLFREPGRVVPRAEILEQLWGYPPRRAADLRVVDVYVARLRGKLEPDPRNPELILTVRGIGYASQRMGDLPQVATG
- a CDS encoding sugar ABC transporter substrate-binding protein; its protein translation is MVLSLRRRTVLLALLLSGSTLLAWGCRPAARTEGPLQLWTLQLAPKFNGYMEGVIDQWERQHPTAPVRWTDLPWGSVERKLLAAVFARTAPDLVNLNPPFAANLASKGGLADLTPLLPEGASSRYLPSVWQAARDPQAGQIAVPWYLTVRLSLVNRALLAEAGLKQPPQRWEEVPAFARRIRRTTGRYGLFVTVVPDDSAELLESMVQMGVTLLDDRQRAAFDSAAGRRAFAFWTDLYREGLLPREVVSQGQRRAIELYQSGELAVLASGAEFLRSIQTNAPGIAAQTEPFPPLTGVDGTANVALMTLAVPRQSARQREAAALALFLTNATNQARFAREARVLPSSRQALNQVRAELEAEAPTTPQQAQIRQARLLSAQTLESAKVLVPASPGIKRLQSIIYTQLQRAMLGQISSDEAVQEAALQWNRYAEARWH
- a CDS encoding DedA family protein, whose product is MGLSEFLTQLPQWIGQAVEANPWAGYGAIFAAMFLENLFPPIPSELIMPLGGFYVQQGQLQFIPVVLAGLIGTVLGALPWYGIGRLINEERIEQWLGRHGRWIGISPEELARSRRWFNRYGTALVFWGRLVPGIRTLISVPAGIELMPLPPFLIWTTAGSLIWTLLLTVAGMVLGEGYSNVELWIEPVSKLIKVLLVIAVLAGAVWLGLRIWRRRNTAD
- a CDS encoding rod shape-determining protein MreD, with the translated sequence MARLHQQPICVASALLVPLLTLATPTWLTLSGVAPSWAILWLLPWSLVDGPVSGLVAGACVGLVLDGLSGNGLTQVPVLMLLGWWWGRLGRRGRPIQRSLNLGLLAWIGSMALGLSLWVQLRLLQGLDAPVLQHWAWQLCLLQAVLTGLLAPMLASWQLLIWRRRAPA
- the ahcY gene encoding adenosylhomocysteinase; its protein translation is MVATPTATTGLQVASDYVVADINQADFGRKELDIAETEMPGLMALRQKYGSEKPLKGARIAGSLHMTIQTACLIETLVELGAEVRWASCNIFSTQDHAAAAMAARGIPVFAVKGETLEEYWDYTHRILAWGDGGAPNMILDDGGDATGLVMLGSKAEQDSSVLDNPSNEEETYLFASIKKKLAEDPSFYSRTKAAIQGVTEETTTGVARLYKMQKSGELPFPAINVNDSVTKSKFDNLYGCRESLVDSIKRATDVMVAGKQALVMGYGDVGKGSAQSLRGLGATVCIAEVDPICALQAAMEGYRVVRLEDVVDQMDIFVTATGNYQVIRNEHLLKMKDEAIVCNIGHFDNEIDVASLKAYEWENIKPQVDHITLPSGNRIILLAEGRLVNLGCATGHPSFVMSNSFTNQVLAQIELFTKGNEYGKEVYVLPKHLDEMVARLHLDRIGAKLTELSKDQADYINVPVEGPYKPDHYRY
- a CDS encoding rod shape-determining protein, whose product is MLFRRFQLSRDIGIDLGTANTLIYVSGRGIVLQEPSVVALDLERGVPLAVGDEAKLMLGRTPGNIKAVRPLRDGVIADFDAAEQMLKTFIQKGNEGRGIVAPRLVVGIPSGVTGVERRAVREAGLAGAREVHLIDEPVAAAIGAGLPVTEPVGTMIVDIGGGTTEVAVLSLGGTVLSESVRVAGDEISDAIGVYLKKVHNLVVGERTAEDIKIRIGSAFPDNEFDQTVMDVRGLHLLSGLPRTIQLQAGDLREAIAEPLNVIVEAVKRTLERTPPELAADIVDRGIMLAGGGALVRGISDLISHETGIFTHIAEDPLLCVVNGCGQVLEDYKRLQRVLDTPEYVRNTVTA
- a CDS encoding single-stranded DNA-binding protein — translated: MGVNSVTLVGRAGRDPEVRYFESGSMVANLTMAVNRRSRDDEPDWFNLEIWGKQAQVAADYVKKGSLLGIIGSFKLERWTDRNSGEERSKPVVRVDRLELLGSKRDSDAAAGGFGGNFGDGSPSEEEVPF